The sequence GGCCGCGAAGCTTCTCGGCCTGACATTCCGGACCTTGCAGTATCGTTTAGAGAAGTTTGGAATCAAGAAACCTGAAGGCAAAGACGGCGGCAAAGAGGAAGACGAGGAATAACGGATGGGAAAAGTTTCGATTTCGGTAATCGGTTTTGTTGCCCTCGGTCTGGCGTTCGTCAACGCCTGCTCGAAACCTGCGACGAATCCGGGACCGGCTGTCTCTCAGAGCAGTCAACGCGAGGTCCGATCATCGGCCGACGTTGTGACGCTCGGCGGCACAGGCACTGCCATCTCCGGCGGCAATGATGGCGAAGCGCTCGTGATGCTGAATATCGAAGCGGGTTATCACGTCAATGCAAATCCGGCCACGTATCCTTACCTAATCGCAACGGAAGTTACTGCCGGCAAGGTGGAGGGACTGGATGTCGGAAAACCCATCTACCCGCCCGCGAAGAAACAGAAATTTCAATTCGCGGACGAGCCGCTGGCCGTCTATGAAGGCCAGATTGAGGTAAGGCTTCCGCTAAAAGTCGCCGGCAAAGGAACGCGCTCGCTGCCTTTGAACATACGTGTCCAAGCCTGCGATCATGAGAAGTGTTTTCCGCCGGCAACTCTCAACACGAACGTATCGGTTGAAATGAAGTGATGACGGCAGAGCGAGCGTTCACAATTCTGTCCGGCTTATTTCTGCTCTCTGCCGCAGTGCTGCTGTGGTGGAACAATCTAACGGCGGCTTTCGTTACTGCGACTTTGGGGATCGTGGCGTGGTTTATCAGC is a genomic window of Pyrinomonadaceae bacterium containing:
- a CDS encoding protein-disulfide reductase DsbD domain-containing protein, which encodes MGKVSISVIGFVALGLAFVNACSKPATNPGPAVSQSSQREVRSSADVVTLGGTGTAISGGNDGEALVMLNIEAGYHVNANPATYPYLIATEVTAGKVEGLDVGKPIYPPAKKQKFQFADEPLAVYEGQIEVRLPLKVAGKGTRSLPLNIRVQACDHEKCFPPATLNTNVSVEMK